CCGAGCAGTCGGCCGGGCAGTGCGGCCCCTGCTACATGGGCCTGCCCGACCTGACGCGGGCGTTCGGCGCGCTCGCCGACGGCGACGGGCACATCGAGGCCGTCAGGCGGGCCGCCGAGATCATCCGCGGGCGCGGAGCCTGCGGCCACCCCGACGGCACCGCGCGGTTCGTGCTGTCGGCCGTGGACGTCTTCGCCGAGGACATCATGACCCACGCCGCGTACGGCACCTGCGGGCTGCCGGTGCGCGGGGTGCTCCCGCTGCCACAGGAGAACCGGGTCAAGGCCCGGGAGGCGCAGCTCACCGTGGACTGGTCGCGGTGCGAGGGGCACGGCCTGTGCGCCCACGTCGTGCCGGAGCTCATCGGCCTGGACCAGCACGGCTATCCCGTGGTCAGCACCGCCTCGGTGCCGTTCCGGCTGGAGGGCGACGCGCGCCGGGCGATCGAGATGTGCCCCGCGCTCGCCCTGCGCCTGGCGCCCGCGCCCGCCGAGGCGAGGAGGTAGGGAGAGGGGGCACACGGGGCGTGGCGGACGTCCGTGGCGGCCATGCCCGCCACGGGCGTCGTCAGGCGACGGGGATCTCCAGCAGGCGCACGCCGTCGTCCCTGCGGACCTCGAAGCGGGCGATCTCCGCGGTGGCGAGCGCGGTGGCGCCGGTCAGCCGCAGGGGATCGGGGTGGCCGGGGACGCCGAAGCCGTCCCCGGGCCGGATGCGCCAGCCCGACACGACGTCGGTCCCGCCGTCGCGCGAGACCGCCACCAGGCTGCACCGTTCCGGACCGGTGACGCCGCTGAGCTGGAAGGCGACCTCGGTGCCCCAGCTTCGCGGCGTCAGGCCGACCTTGCCGCTCACCCCCGTGCCTGAGCTCGCGCCCTCGCGGAACTCGGTCGTCGCCGGGGCGCCGGCGGGAGCCGCCACGGCGCCGCCGATGCCGGGCCACAGCCGGGAGGCCGCCACGCCGCCGGTGACGCCGATGAACAGCACGGCCGCCACGCCCAGGGCGACGGCGCGGCGGCGCCGGGCGAGCTCCTCCCGCGACTCCCCGGCGCGGGGCTGCGCGTGCCGCCGGGCGCGGCGGCGGGGCGGCGGCAGGTCCCTGACGACGCGGCCGGGCGCGGGGGAGCCGTGCGGCCCGTCGAGGGATCCGGCGGGCCGCGGGACGGCGCCGCGCACGTCGCCCCTGATCAGGTCCAGGGCGTCGGGCAGCGCGTACATCTCGCGCAGCTCGTCCTGGCAGCTCGGGCAGTCGAGCAGGTGACCCTCGAACGCCTCGGAGTCCTCCTCGTTCAGCACCCCGAGGATGTACGCCGCCACCTCGGCATGCGGGGGCGAACCCATGAGGCCGGTCACCCCCTCTCCTTCATCGTCTTCTGCAGGGCGCGCAGCGCGTAGTACACCCGGGACTTGACCGTCCCGGGCGGCACGCCGAGCACCTCGGCCGCCTCATTGATCGTACGGTCGTGCAGGTAGGTCTGCACGAGCGCTTCCCGATGCTCCTCCGACAGGCTGTACAGGGCCTCCGACACCACCATCGCCGACAGCGTCGGCTCCGAGCCGTCGGGGACGGCGACGCTGTCGAGCCGGTCGGGTTCGACCTCCTGCGGGCGCGCCGAGCGCTGCCGGCGCGCGTCGATGACGATCCTGCGCGCCACGGTCATCAGCCAGGCCCACAACAGGCCGGGTTCCCTGTTCAGCTTCCCCGCGTTCCGCCACGCGCGGAAGACGGTCTCCTGGACGACATCCTCTGCCCATTGCCGGTCGCCTCCGGTCAGTCTGCGCACGTTGCGGAGGAGGGGGCCGCCGAACTCGCGATAGAGCGTCGCGACCAGCTGCTCGTCCGACTCGTCGTGCGGCACCTCCGGTCCGGACCGGACGCTGCGATGACGCTGCACAGGCACATGGTGGCAGCGCACCACCGGTCACGTGAGCAAATCACACAACTTCCGTAAAGATTTAAATTCCCTCCGAAATCCATGAACCGCCCCCTGGCGTGGGCCGTACCTCCCCCTGACAAGCGCGCCCTTGGGATCCGGGACGACGGAAGGGAGAAAGCGTTCGGTGAACCGGCTTCAGCTCAGGTCCATACGGCTCGTCGAGGTGCTCGCCGCGCTCGCGTTCCTGGTCATCGCCACGATCACGGTCTTCGCCATCGCCCCCGGCATCGTGCCGGGCGCCGGCGGGGCCTCGGGGGAGTGGACCGGGACGGAGTCGGGCCCGCTCGGGCCCGCCGACCGGGACTTCCTGGTGAAGGTGCGCCAGGCCGGCCTGTGGGAGATCCCGACCGGGCAGCAGGCGCAGGAGCGCGCGGGCAGCGAGCGGGTCAAGGAGGTCGGCCGGCACCTCGTCGCCGACCACACCAAGCTCGACGAGCAGGTGCGCGCCCTGGCCGCGCAGCTGAAGGTCCCCCTGCCGAGCACGCCCACGGCCGACCAGCAGAACTGGATGGCCGAGCTGTCCACCAAGACCGGAGAGGAGTACGACCGCACCTTCGCCGACCGGCTGCGCTTCGCCCACGGCAAGGTGTTCGCCGTCGTCGCCGCCGTGCGCGCGGGCACGAGGAACGACGACATCCGGGCGTTCGCGCAGGTCGCGGTCGACGTGGTCATGAAACACATGACGCTTCTCGAAAGCACGGGCAAGGTCGACTTCGCGTCGTTGCCCACGCCCCCGCCTCCCTCCCCTAACCCCTCCAAGTAGGGGACGAAGGCGTCAAGGTCATCGTCTCAGTCAGGAAAAGCCACGTACGACCGCGACCGCGCCGCGGAGACCCGGAGCCGGCGGCCGATCGGCGGGGGATCCACCTCCCACTCGACCGATCGGCCGCCTCGGGGTTTCCGCCTCACCCCGGTCCGTAGACGTCCCAGAGCTGGCCGACGAAGAACCTCCCGAACCGCGCCAGCGCGGTGAGGCCGTGCGGCCCCTCGGTGGAGAAGCTCTTCAGCGTCGCGGCGAGTTCCATGGGCTGGATGTGCAGCGTCCCCGCGCCGACCACCACCGCCTTCTCGTCCTCGCCCTCCGGGACGTGACCCTCCAGCAGACGCGTGTAGAGGGTCGATGTGTCGAGCCACAGCCGTGTGGCGGGCCCGTGATGAACGTCCTTGTACCCGGCGAGCGTGCGGCGCCTGTCCTCGCCGTCGGTGAACCACAGCCGGTAGCGCATCTCGCGGTGGTCGGGCCGCTCGCCCGGCGCGAACAGGTTGAACCAGCCCCGCTCCACCGGGCGCCGCCCGCCGAGGAAGTCCGCCTCGACCCAGCCCTCGGCCCGCGCCGGATGCGCCGGCAGGGCCAGGAAGCGGTCCACGTCGTCGACCTCGATGGTGAGCTCGAACGACACCCGGTCCCCGTGCGACCTGCCGTTGACCTCACGGGACCGCGGGTCCGACACCCCGACGGAGACGAACCCCGCCATCTCCTCACTGAAGGACAGCGACGTGGGCTCGGGGGCGGGCTCGCCCGCCGTGACCGGCCTCCGCGCCTCCTGCGGCGGGCTCGCCGCCGCGCTTCCGTTCATCACGCTCATCAGAGCCCGGCCTCCTCCATGCCGGCGTCCGGCCGGCCGTCGTTCCAGGATGCGGGTGCACATGCGGTCGGCGAGCGCCGCTATCGTCAGCGAGGGGTTGGCCCCCACCGGACCCGGCAGGGCGGCCCCGTCGGCGACGTACAGCCCGGGATGGCCGAACATCTCGCCGTGCGCGTCACACGCGCCCTCGCCGGCGTGACGTCCCATCGGCACGCCGCCGAGCGGGTGGACCGTGATGATGCGCTTGCCGAGCCAGGCGGGCATGTCGGAGTGCTCGGCGCCGAGCACGTCCGACACCCGGCGCATCGTCGCGCGCAGCCGGTCGAAGTGCTCCTCGCTGCCCTCCGAGCTCCACTGGACGTCCAGCTTGCCGTCGCGCAGCCGCAGCCGCCCGTCCGGGACGTCCCTGCCCATGCCGAGCAGCGGCAGCGAGCTGCCCGACAGCTCGCCCCGGCCGATCAGGTCGGCGATCTCGGCCGACATGTTGGTGTCGCGGGTCAGCAGCGCGCGCAGCCGGTCGGCCAGGAAACGCGCCGCCCGCTTCACCTCGCTGCGGACGTCGGCCCCCTCGACCAGCCAGTCGATGAACGCGGGGTACCCGCCGTCCTGGATGTAGGCGCCGCGGCCGACGTCGCGCGGGCCGTCCAGCTCGTCGGCCAGGCGGATCGCGCTCGTGATCACCGGGCCGCGGCTCGCGGTGATCGTGCGGGTCCTGCTGCGGTCCTTGGCCCGCAGCAGGAACGTGAGCAGGTCGCCGTTGCCGGAGAACCGGGTGCCGAGCGCGTCGCTCAGCCCGGGCAGGTTCGGGCGGCTGCGCAGGAGCAGCAGCGTCGTGCCGTAGGTGCCCGCGGCGAGCACCAGCCGGTCGCAGCGGATGGTCCGCCGCCCCGAGCCCGGGTGGTGGCGCACGTAGTCGACCTCGTACCCGCCGTCCGGGTGCGGCCTGACCTCCTTGGCCTCGCGCAGCGTGCGCAGGTCGGCGCCGTGGTGGCGCGCCGCGGAGAGGTAGGTGTGGTCCAGGCTGTTCTTGGAGCCGTCGTTGCAGCCGAAGTCGCACTCGCCGCACAGGCGGCAGGTGCGGCGCGGCACCCCGTGCAGGTTGCCGTACGCGGGGTCGGAGATGGGCACGCCGATGCCCGGCTCGGCGCCGGGGAAGGGGGCGAAGTTGATCGCCAGCGGCGGCAGCCGCCAGTCCAGCCCCAGCTCGGCCGCCGCGTCCTGCATGGCCCGGGTCTTCGGCGTGTCCGAGTACACCGGGTGGTCCAGCGGGTACGGCGTGACGCCGACCATCTTCTCGACCGCGTCGTAGTGCGGGTCCAGCTCGGCCCGGGTGACCGGCCACGTCTCGTACCCGCCCGTCGGCAGCGGCTCCTCGTGGACGAACCAGCGCTCGTCCTTGCGGAGCATGACGTTGGCGTAGATCAGCGAGCCGCCCCCGAGCCCGCTGCTCACCACCGAGTCACAGCCGCTGAAGCTCCACACGTCGAACATGCCGTAGTGGCCCTCGGCCGGATCCCAGAACGCCTTGCTCATCTCGGCGGGGCTGCGCGGGAACATGCCCGGCGCGTAGGCACGGCCCCGTTCCAGCACCACCACCGACAGCCCCGCCGAGGCCAGGCGATACGCCGCGACCGAGCCCCCGAATCCGGACCCGACGACGACGGCATCGACATGCTCTGTGCTCATCGCGCGAACTCCGTTCGCGCGGTGTTCGGGCGCGATTCATGGGTCTTCATGGCGTTCATCGCGATCACCCGGCGTGGCGCTTGAGGAAGTCGAGGATGCGCGGGAACACGTCGACGTGGGCGTTCTTGCCGATCAGGGGGTCGATGTGCCCGTAGCCGGGGACGATTTGGAGCTCGTGCAGGCCGGGGGCCCGCTTGGAGAGGATCCTGTGGCAGACGATGTTGCTGTCGGCGAACACGTCGTTGTGGTCGCCGGTCATGAACAGCACCGGCGTCTCGACCTGCCCCGCCTCCGCCAGGTAGTCCTCCGGGAGGCGGTCGTGTAAGGGGTTGCCGGGGTCGCACTTGACCGCGCGCCCGGCCATCGCCATCTTGCGCATGTGCCGGTAGTAGTTGACGTCGGCCGCGCCGTTGAGGTCGGCGAGGCGCTCGTGGACATGGGTCCGCGGCGCGAGGTTCGCGTGCCGGTACATCGCCGGCCGGCCACTTCCCCACATGAAGCTCTGCATGTGGCAGGCCGGCTCCCGGCACTCCGGATGGAAGAACGAGACGAGCCGCGAGAGCATGCGGCGGCGCGTGAACGGCGGGGCCTCGCTGAACCGGGGGTCCAGGTACGAGACTCCGAGACCGTACTCCAGCAGCGCGGGCCCGAGGAGCAGTTTGACGCGGGACCAGGCCGGCACCCGCGGGGTCAGGCCCACGCTGTTGGCGACCATGCTCGTGACGCCGTCGAGCGCGCCGCCGAACAGGCTCATCTGGAAGGAGACCGACCCCAGGCAGTGCGCGATGACGTGGATCCGCCGTGCCCCAACGTGACGGCGGAGCTCGGTCATGGCGGCCGGGTGGTCGAAGGCGGCGATGTCGTCGAGCGACTGCCGCCGGGTCTCCATGTTGTAGGGAAACCTGTTGCTCATCCGGAAGTCGAGCGTCCAGACGTCGCCGAAGCCGCTGTCCAGCAGGAAGCCCACCAGGTTGCGGTGCTCCGGCATGATGAACATGTCGCTGGACGAGGTCAGGCCGTGGATGAGAAGGACGACGTCGTCGGACTCCGCCCCGTGGAATCGCGTCAACGTCAGGCCGAGCTCGTCCTCGGTCGAGAAGGGGTGGACCGAGACCTCGGCACCCGTCACGCCTTCCAGCGTGTACCGCGGGATGCGATGCTCCATCTGACCGTCCTCCTACTGGTGACCCGCTCCAACAATGCCAACGGGCGGGTGCGCGCGGCATCGTGGAAACCCCGTACATCGGTGCGGAAACCCCGTACGTCGCCCTCAGGGGTCTCCCGTAGGTGAGACAACGGTTCCGCGCCCGTGGTTCACGCCCGGTTCAGCTTCGTCGCCACGCCGACGCGCGAGGTGACGCCGAGCTTGGCGAACACGCGGGACAGGTGGGTCTCGACCGTGCGGACGCTGAGGAACAACTGCTCGGCGATCTGCTGGTTGGTCAGGCCCTCGGCGACCAGGCGCGCGATCTCCGACTCGCGGGGGGACAGGCCCTGCGCGCCGCCCTGCCCCGCCGGGGCCGCGGACGACACCCGCACGCCGAGGCGGCGCTGCTCGCGGGCGGCCTGGGCCGACAACGCCTTGGCCCCGCAGTCCTGGAAGATGTCGGCGGCGTCGCGCAGGTACTCGAGGGCCCGGCGCCGCTCGCCGGCCTCGCCGTAGGCCTGCCCGGCCGTCATCAGGGCGCGCCCGGCGTCGATGCGCCGCTCGCCCGCGGTGAGCAGGCGGGCCGCCTCGCGCGCCAGCTCCGCGGCCCGCGCCGGGTCGGAGGGACGGACGGCGTGCGCCCGGGCGAGGGGGAGGAACCCCGAGAAGACCGGCAGCGCGGGCGCGGTGATGTGGGTGGCCGTCTCGGCCCAGCGGGCCGCCTCCTCCACGCGGCCCCGGGACGCCTCGGCCAGCGCGAGCAGCTCGCAGCTCGCCATGAGCGTGCCCCGGTCCAGGCGGGGGTCGTCGAACCGGCCGCACGCCTCGACGATCGCGTCGACGCCCTCGTCCAGCCGCCCGGCCGCCACCAGCGCGACGCCCCGGGCGTGCCGCGCCATGTCCACCCACACCTCGCCGAGCCCGACCCCCGAGCGCAGGGACTCGTCCACGGCGGCGAGCGCGGCGTCGTGGTCGCCGGCCCACGCCGAGGACAGGCAGGACTGGGTGAGCGCGAAGACCAGTTGCTGGCCCGACTTCAGCAGCCGGGCGCCCTCGACGGACTCCATGGCCGTGGCCCGCGCGTCGGGCAGCCTGCCGAGCACGGTGAGCGTCCTGGCCCGGCCCGCGAGCAGGTTGGTCAGGATGTAGGTCTGCCCGGTGGAGCGGGCGACGGCGATGGCGCGCTCGAAGTGGCGCAGCGCCACCGAGTAGCGCCCGAGGTTGGTCTCGGCCCAGCACAGCCAGGCCACCGCGTCCAGCCATTCGGCGAGATGCTCGTCCAGGGCGGTGCTGACCAGGCGGTCGGCGGCGTCGGCCGCGCGCAACGCCTCGGCCATGCGCCCGGCGGCGAAGGCGGGCATCGGGCGCAGCGCGGCCACCGCCATGGCGAGGTCGGGCTCCCAGTCGTCGCCGGAGTCGGGCATGAGATCGAGCACGGCCTGGGCGGCGCGGAAGTCGACGCGCATCATGCTCTCGGCCACCAGGCGCATGCGCAGCGGGATGGCCGCGGCGGCGCGCGGGTCGGGCATGCGGCGCAGCTCGTCCAGCAGCAGGGCGCGGGCCTCGGCGGGCCGGTCGAGCTGGCGCTCCATCAGCGCGCAGATGCGGGCGGCCCTGGCGCGGCGGGCGTGGTCGTCGGCGGGCAGCAGGCGCAGCAGCTCACGGGCGGTGTCGCGGCCCTCGGCCAGCCGGCCGCTGACGCCTTGGGCGCGGGACAGCTCCATGAGTAGCTCCAGCCGGTCCTCCAGCGTCCCCGGTTCCTCGGGGGTCAGGTCCAGCGCCTTGCGCAGCCAGTGCGAGGCGGTGACCGGGGCGTGCGGCGCGACCGCGCGCGCCGCCTCCACCAGCGTGGCGATCGCCCGCTGGTCGCCGAAGGAGCCCGAGCGTTCGACGTGGTGCGCCTGGACGGTGGCGGGGGCGCCGAGCTCGGCCAGGTGAGAGGCCAGCCGGGCGTGCGCGGCGAGCTGCCACCCGGCCGCCGCCGACTCGTAGGCCGCACGCCGCACCAAGGGGTGGCGGAAACGGAAGCGCCCGGCCGCGGCCGGGCGCACGATGTCTCGGGCGACCAGTTCGTTGAGGCCGTCCAGCGCGACCGCGTCGGGCACCTGCGCCGCGATCGCCGCCAGCGCCGGCACGAACTCGTCGGCGGTCACCGCGGCGGCCTGGGCGATCAGCAGCGAGTCTCCGGACAGGTCGCTGAGCTCGGCCCGCAGCGCGGCCCGCACCGTGAGCGGCAGGTCGCCCACCTCCAGCTGGCCCATGCGGGCCAGCGCCTCCAGGTAGAAGGGGTTGCCGCCGCTGGCCTCGTACAGGGCGCGGATGCGGGTCCTGTTGACGCGGGGGCCGAGGAACTCCTCGACCTCGGCCTGGTTGAGCGGGCCGACGGTGACCTGCCGGCCGCGGGCGCCGGCGCTGAGCGCGAGCGCGGCCAGCCGGGGGGTGACCTGGGCGGGGCGGTAGGCGACCGCGACCAGCACCTTGCCGCGCGGCGGGTGGCGCACCAGGTGGTCCAGGAACTCCGCGGAGCTGTCGTCGGCCCAGTGCACGTCGTCCAGGATCAGGGCCAGCCCGGCGGGGCCGGCCAGTTCGTCGATGAGCTGGCGCAGCGCGCGGTAGAGCCGGTAGCGCACCATGCCGCTCTGGTCCTCGCCCTCGGGCGGGGCGGCGTCCTCGGCCTGGTACATCTTGGCGGCGAGGGCGGGGAACACCGTGGCGAGCCGGTGGGCCTGGGCGGTGCTCAGCCGGCCCGCCAGGTCGTCGCGGCGGCTCTCCAGGTGGTCGTCCAGGGCGTCGATCAGCGCGCTGAAGGGCATCATCTGCTCGAATTCGGCGGCCCTGCCCCACAGCGTGGTGAGGCTACGGGCGGCGGTGAGGCCGGCGAGTTCGGTGAGCAGCCGGGACTTGCCGGCGCCCGGCTCTCCGACCACGGCGAGGAACTGGAACCCGGTGGACGTCGCGTCGACCGTCCGGCCGAACTCGCGCATCGCGTCGCGGCGGCCGACGAGCGGGGTCCCACCGGGGCGGGCCGTCTCGGTGCCCTCGCCGGATGGCAGCGTCTCAGGACCGTTCATGTCTGTACCCCACAGCGAGACGGAACACCACGAACAGCCGCGCCGCAATCCAATTCCGTGACGGATTTGAGGCGGTGCTCCACCGGAGTCGCGGTGTCCACGGTCGAGGGCTCGCCGTTCGCACGCCCTCGGAGCATGATTTTGTCGTAAAACGGGCTGGTGGCGGGGTGATCAGCCCGATCAGACCTTTTGTGACCAATTCACGCGGCCTGTGGCGTGATCAGTTAGTCTTATGTGGCGGTTTCGCACACCGTGCGTTGGGCTATAGTTCCGCCTCTATGTCGTCGCTGTCCGGATGTGGACGCTCACGCTGGGCGGAGGGTGATCAGGCGCGCCCGGCGCCGCC
The Sphaerisporangium krabiense genome window above contains:
- a CDS encoding zf-HC2 domain-containing protein; protein product: MTGLMGSPPHAEVAAYILGVLNEEDSEAFEGHLLDCPSCQDELREMYALPDALDLIRGDVRGAVPRPAGSLDGPHGSPAPGRVVRDLPPPRRRARRHAQPRAGESREELARRRRAVALGVAAVLFIGVTGGVAASRLWPGIGGAVAAPAGAPATTEFREGASSGTGVSGKVGLTPRSWGTEVAFQLSGVTGPERCSLVAVSRDGGTDVVSGWRIRPGDGFGVPGHPDPLRLTGATALATAEIARFEVRRDDGVRLLEIPVA
- a CDS encoding sigma-70 family RNA polymerase sigma factor → MQRHRSVRSGPEVPHDESDEQLVATLYREFGGPLLRNVRRLTGGDRQWAEDVVQETVFRAWRNAGKLNREPGLLWAWLMTVARRIVIDARRQRSARPQEVEPDRLDSVAVPDGSEPTLSAMVVSEALYSLSEEHREALVQTYLHDRTINEAAEVLGVPPGTVKSRVYYALRALQKTMKERG
- a CDS encoding DUF4142 domain-containing protein, producing MNRLQLRSIRLVEVLAALAFLVIATITVFAIAPGIVPGAGGASGEWTGTESGPLGPADRDFLVKVRQAGLWEIPTGQQAQERAGSERVKEVGRHLVADHTKLDEQVRALAAQLKVPLPSTPTADQQNWMAELSTKTGEEYDRTFADRLRFAHGKVFAVVAAVRAGTRNDDIRAFAQVAVDVVMKHMTLLESTGKVDFASLPTPPPPSPNPSK
- a CDS encoding GMC oxidoreductase, with amino-acid sequence MSTEHVDAVVVGSGFGGSVAAYRLASAGLSVVVLERGRAYAPGMFPRSPAEMSKAFWDPAEGHYGMFDVWSFSGCDSVVSSGLGGGSLIYANVMLRKDERWFVHEEPLPTGGYETWPVTRAELDPHYDAVEKMVGVTPYPLDHPVYSDTPKTRAMQDAAAELGLDWRLPPLAINFAPFPGAEPGIGVPISDPAYGNLHGVPRRTCRLCGECDFGCNDGSKNSLDHTYLSAARHHGADLRTLREAKEVRPHPDGGYEVDYVRHHPGSGRRTIRCDRLVLAAGTYGTTLLLLRSRPNLPGLSDALGTRFSGNGDLLTFLLRAKDRSRTRTITASRGPVITSAIRLADELDGPRDVGRGAYIQDGGYPAFIDWLVEGADVRSEVKRAARFLADRLRALLTRDTNMSAEIADLIGRGELSGSSLPLLGMGRDVPDGRLRLRDGKLDVQWSSEGSEEHFDRLRATMRRVSDVLGAEHSDMPAWLGKRIITVHPLGGVPMGRHAGEGACDAHGEMFGHPGLYVADGAALPGPVGANPSLTIAALADRMCTRILERRPAGRRHGGGRALMSVMNGSAAASPPQEARRPVTAGEPAPEPTSLSFSEEMAGFVSVGVSDPRSREVNGRSHGDRVSFELTIEVDDVDRFLALPAHPARAEGWVEADFLGGRRPVERGWFNLFAPGERPDHREMRYRLWFTDGEDRRRTLAGYKDVHHGPATRLWLDTSTLYTRLLEGHVPEGEDEKAVVVGAGTLHIQPMELAATLKSFSTEGPHGLTALARFGRFFVGQLWDVYGPG
- a CDS encoding alpha/beta hydrolase codes for the protein MEHRIPRYTLEGVTGAEVSVHPFSTEDELGLTLTRFHGAESDDVVLLIHGLTSSSDMFIMPEHRNLVGFLLDSGFGDVWTLDFRMSNRFPYNMETRRQSLDDIAAFDHPAAMTELRRHVGARRIHVIAHCLGSVSFQMSLFGGALDGVTSMVANSVGLTPRVPAWSRVKLLLGPALLEYGLGVSYLDPRFSEAPPFTRRRMLSRLVSFFHPECREPACHMQSFMWGSGRPAMYRHANLAPRTHVHERLADLNGAADVNYYRHMRKMAMAGRAVKCDPGNPLHDRLPEDYLAEAGQVETPVLFMTGDHNDVFADSNIVCHRILSKRAPGLHELQIVPGYGHIDPLIGKNAHVDVFPRILDFLKRHAG
- a CDS encoding helix-turn-helix transcriptional regulator translates to MNGPETLPSGEGTETARPGGTPLVGRRDAMREFGRTVDATSTGFQFLAVVGEPGAGKSRLLTELAGLTAARSLTTLWGRAAEFEQMMPFSALIDALDDHLESRRDDLAGRLSTAQAHRLATVFPALAAKMYQAEDAAPPEGEDQSGMVRYRLYRALRQLIDELAGPAGLALILDDVHWADDSSAEFLDHLVRHPPRGKVLVAVAYRPAQVTPRLAALALSAGARGRQVTVGPLNQAEVEEFLGPRVNRTRIRALYEASGGNPFYLEALARMGQLEVGDLPLTVRAALRAELSDLSGDSLLIAQAAAVTADEFVPALAAIAAQVPDAVALDGLNELVARDIVRPAAAGRFRFRHPLVRRAAYESAAAGWQLAAHARLASHLAELGAPATVQAHHVERSGSFGDQRAIATLVEAARAVAPHAPVTASHWLRKALDLTPEEPGTLEDRLELLMELSRAQGVSGRLAEGRDTARELLRLLPADDHARRARAARICALMERQLDRPAEARALLLDELRRMPDPRAAAAIPLRMRLVAESMMRVDFRAAQAVLDLMPDSGDDWEPDLAMAVAALRPMPAFAAGRMAEALRAADAADRLVSTALDEHLAEWLDAVAWLCWAETNLGRYSVALRHFERAIAVARSTGQTYILTNLLAGRARTLTVLGRLPDARATAMESVEGARLLKSGQQLVFALTQSCLSSAWAGDHDAALAAVDESLRSGVGLGEVWVDMARHARGVALVAAGRLDEGVDAIVEACGRFDDPRLDRGTLMASCELLALAEASRGRVEEAARWAETATHITAPALPVFSGFLPLARAHAVRPSDPARAAELAREAARLLTAGERRIDAGRALMTAGQAYGEAGERRRALEYLRDAADIFQDCGAKALSAQAAREQRRLGVRVSSAAPAGQGGAQGLSPRESEIARLVAEGLTNQQIAEQLFLSVRTVETHLSRVFAKLGVTSRVGVATKLNRA